The following coding sequences lie in one Acropora palmata chromosome 3, jaAcrPala1.3, whole genome shotgun sequence genomic window:
- the LOC141875697 gene encoding RNA-binding protein 39-like isoform X1, translated as MTDDFDVEAMLEAPYRKETPPAQNGRKSESKRQSDVEERRRRGRRSRSRSRDRTRRRRSRSGSQDRSQKRRSRSGSRDRSRRRKSRSGSRDRRRKHRSSSGSKSPSRSPSRKSAARRGSRHERRNESGSPSPERKKGADVETKEASPAEQHLERRELKPAEDITPEERDARTAFCMQLARNIRPRDLEEFFSKVGQVADVRIISDRNSRRSKGIAYVEFTDRSAVPLAINLSGQKLLGAPIMVMPTQAEKNRAAAEAERLKNPPGPTRLYVGSLHFNITEQMIKAIFEPFGTVESVQLIYDSETGRSKGYGFLQFKEAEAARQAMDQMNGFELAGRPMKVGPVTERGDSSSYSFLDDEEYEKGGVELNSTARAALMAKLSQGHSAGLSVPGVPPPVVGVQQALAAPVAIPLPTSCILLLNMFDPQKEKDPDWDADIRDDVLEECTKYGQVYHIHVDKSSNQGAVYVKCSNAEVAASASKALHGRWFAGKQIIARAVSLANYHSMFPQAVTMTKPLQPSSV; from the exons ACTCCACCAGCTCAGAATGGAAGAAAGAGTGAGTCAAAGAGGCAAAGTGATgttgaagaaagaagaagaag aGGTCGCCGAAGTCGCAGTAGGAGTCGTGACAG GACTCGCCGGCGACGTAGTCGAAGTGGTAGTCAAGATAG GTCTCAGAAGCGAAGGAGTCGCTCAGGAAGCCGTGACAG ATCGCGTAGACGAAAAAGCCGCTCTGGAAGTCGTGACAG AAGGCGTAAACATCGTAGCAGCAGTGGAAGCAAAAGCCCTTCTAGAAGTCCAAGTCGTAAAAG TGCTGCCAGAAGGGGATCAAGACACGAGAGACGTAATGAAAGTGGCAGTCCAAgccctgaaagaaaaaaaggagctGATGTGGAGACAAAGGAAGCTAGTCCAGCTGAACAACATTTAGAAAG AAGGGAATTGAAACCTGCAGAGGATATAACACCAGAAGAGAGAGATGCTCGAACAGCATTCTGTATGCAGCTGGCAAGGAACATCAGACCCAGAGATCTAGAGgaattcttttcaaaagtGGGACAA GTGGCTGATGTACGAATCATATCAGATCGTAACTCCAGGAGATCGAAAGGAATAGCCTATGTCGAGTTCACAGACAGATCTGCCGTTCCCTTG GCTATTAATTTGTCTGGTCAGAAGCTTTTGGGTGCCCCTATCATGGTCATGCCAACCCAAGCAGAAAAGAACCGAGCAGCCGCAGAAGCTGAAAGACTCAAAAACCCTCCTGGGCCTACAAGACTGTATGTTGGGTCACTACACTTCAACATCACGGAGCAAATGATCAAAGCAATCTTTGAACCATTTGGCACTGTGGAAAGTGTGCAATTGATTTATGACTCTGAAACAGGAAGATCAAAAGGCTATGGCTTTCTTCAGTTCAAAGAAGCAGAGGCTGCTCGGCAAGCTATGGAtcaaatgaatggttttgaACTTGCGGGAAGACCCATGAAGGTTGGGCCTGTCACAGAGAGAGGAGATTCGTCATCATATTCATTCCTTGATGATGAGGAGTATGAGAAAGGTGGTGTGGAATTGAACTCTACAGCCAGGGCTGCCCTTATGGCCAAGTTATCCCAAGGACATTCAGCAG GACTGTCCGTTCCAGGTGTCCCTCCACCAGTAGTTGGGGTGCAACAAGCATTGGCAGCACCAGTGGCAATTCCACTTCCTACATCTTGCATTTTACTGCTCAATATGTTTGATCCCCAAAA GGAGAAAGACCCTGATTGGGATGCAGACATCAGAGATGATGTATTAGAAGAATGCACTAAATATGGCCAAGTTTATCACATTCATGTGGACAAATCGTCCAACCAG GGCGCGGTGTATGTAAAATGTAGCAACGCTGAAGTAGCCGCAAGTGCCTCAAAAGCTCTCCATGGAAGATGGTTTGCCG ggaAGCAAATCATTGCAAGAGCTGTATCCCTCGCAAATTACCATTCTATGTTTCCTCAGGCCGTCACCATGACCAAACCATTGCAACCATCCTCAGTTTGA
- the LOC141875697 gene encoding RNA-binding protein 39-like isoform X2: MFNFLFNRGRRSRSRSRDRTRRRRSRSGSQDRSQKRRSRSGSRDRSRRRKSRSGSRDRRRKHRSSSGSKSPSRSPSRKSAARRGSRHERRNESGSPSPERKKGADVETKEASPAEQHLERRELKPAEDITPEERDARTAFCMQLARNIRPRDLEEFFSKVGQVADVRIISDRNSRRSKGIAYVEFTDRSAVPLAINLSGQKLLGAPIMVMPTQAEKNRAAAEAERLKNPPGPTRLYVGSLHFNITEQMIKAIFEPFGTVESVQLIYDSETGRSKGYGFLQFKEAEAARQAMDQMNGFELAGRPMKVGPVTERGDSSSYSFLDDEEYEKGGVELNSTARAALMAKLSQGHSAGLSVPGVPPPVVGVQQALAAPVAIPLPTSCILLLNMFDPQKEKDPDWDADIRDDVLEECTKYGQVYHIHVDKSSNQGAVYVKCSNAEVAASASKALHGRWFAGKQIIARAVSLANYHSMFPQAVTMTKPLQPSSV, encoded by the exons atgttcaattttcttttcaacagaGGTCGCCGAAGTCGCAGTAGGAGTCGTGACAG GACTCGCCGGCGACGTAGTCGAAGTGGTAGTCAAGATAG GTCTCAGAAGCGAAGGAGTCGCTCAGGAAGCCGTGACAG ATCGCGTAGACGAAAAAGCCGCTCTGGAAGTCGTGACAG AAGGCGTAAACATCGTAGCAGCAGTGGAAGCAAAAGCCCTTCTAGAAGTCCAAGTCGTAAAAG TGCTGCCAGAAGGGGATCAAGACACGAGAGACGTAATGAAAGTGGCAGTCCAAgccctgaaagaaaaaaaggagctGATGTGGAGACAAAGGAAGCTAGTCCAGCTGAACAACATTTAGAAAG AAGGGAATTGAAACCTGCAGAGGATATAACACCAGAAGAGAGAGATGCTCGAACAGCATTCTGTATGCAGCTGGCAAGGAACATCAGACCCAGAGATCTAGAGgaattcttttcaaaagtGGGACAA GTGGCTGATGTACGAATCATATCAGATCGTAACTCCAGGAGATCGAAAGGAATAGCCTATGTCGAGTTCACAGACAGATCTGCCGTTCCCTTG GCTATTAATTTGTCTGGTCAGAAGCTTTTGGGTGCCCCTATCATGGTCATGCCAACCCAAGCAGAAAAGAACCGAGCAGCCGCAGAAGCTGAAAGACTCAAAAACCCTCCTGGGCCTACAAGACTGTATGTTGGGTCACTACACTTCAACATCACGGAGCAAATGATCAAAGCAATCTTTGAACCATTTGGCACTGTGGAAAGTGTGCAATTGATTTATGACTCTGAAACAGGAAGATCAAAAGGCTATGGCTTTCTTCAGTTCAAAGAAGCAGAGGCTGCTCGGCAAGCTATGGAtcaaatgaatggttttgaACTTGCGGGAAGACCCATGAAGGTTGGGCCTGTCACAGAGAGAGGAGATTCGTCATCATATTCATTCCTTGATGATGAGGAGTATGAGAAAGGTGGTGTGGAATTGAACTCTACAGCCAGGGCTGCCCTTATGGCCAAGTTATCCCAAGGACATTCAGCAG GACTGTCCGTTCCAGGTGTCCCTCCACCAGTAGTTGGGGTGCAACAAGCATTGGCAGCACCAGTGGCAATTCCACTTCCTACATCTTGCATTTTACTGCTCAATATGTTTGATCCCCAAAA GGAGAAAGACCCTGATTGGGATGCAGACATCAGAGATGATGTATTAGAAGAATGCACTAAATATGGCCAAGTTTATCACATTCATGTGGACAAATCGTCCAACCAG GGCGCGGTGTATGTAAAATGTAGCAACGCTGAAGTAGCCGCAAGTGCCTCAAAAGCTCTCCATGGAAGATGGTTTGCCG ggaAGCAAATCATTGCAAGAGCTGTATCCCTCGCAAATTACCATTCTATGTTTCCTCAGGCCGTCACCATGACCAAACCATTGCAACCATCCTCAGTTTGA
- the LOC141875697 gene encoding RNA-binding protein 39-like isoform X3, whose product MQLARNIRPRDLEEFFSKVGQVADVRIISDRNSRRSKGIAYVEFTDRSAVPLAINLSGQKLLGAPIMVMPTQAEKNRAAAEAERLKNPPGPTRLYVGSLHFNITEQMIKAIFEPFGTVESVQLIYDSETGRSKGYGFLQFKEAEAARQAMDQMNGFELAGRPMKVGPVTERGDSSSYSFLDDEEYEKGGVELNSTARAALMAKLSQGHSAGLSVPGVPPPVVGVQQALAAPVAIPLPTSCILLLNMFDPQKEKDPDWDADIRDDVLEECTKYGQVYHIHVDKSSNQGAVYVKCSNAEVAASASKALHGRWFAGKQIIARAVSLANYHSMFPQAVTMTKPLQPSSV is encoded by the exons ATGCAGCTGGCAAGGAACATCAGACCCAGAGATCTAGAGgaattcttttcaaaagtGGGACAA GTGGCTGATGTACGAATCATATCAGATCGTAACTCCAGGAGATCGAAAGGAATAGCCTATGTCGAGTTCACAGACAGATCTGCCGTTCCCTTG GCTATTAATTTGTCTGGTCAGAAGCTTTTGGGTGCCCCTATCATGGTCATGCCAACCCAAGCAGAAAAGAACCGAGCAGCCGCAGAAGCTGAAAGACTCAAAAACCCTCCTGGGCCTACAAGACTGTATGTTGGGTCACTACACTTCAACATCACGGAGCAAATGATCAAAGCAATCTTTGAACCATTTGGCACTGTGGAAAGTGTGCAATTGATTTATGACTCTGAAACAGGAAGATCAAAAGGCTATGGCTTTCTTCAGTTCAAAGAAGCAGAGGCTGCTCGGCAAGCTATGGAtcaaatgaatggttttgaACTTGCGGGAAGACCCATGAAGGTTGGGCCTGTCACAGAGAGAGGAGATTCGTCATCATATTCATTCCTTGATGATGAGGAGTATGAGAAAGGTGGTGTGGAATTGAACTCTACAGCCAGGGCTGCCCTTATGGCCAAGTTATCCCAAGGACATTCAGCAG GACTGTCCGTTCCAGGTGTCCCTCCACCAGTAGTTGGGGTGCAACAAGCATTGGCAGCACCAGTGGCAATTCCACTTCCTACATCTTGCATTTTACTGCTCAATATGTTTGATCCCCAAAA GGAGAAAGACCCTGATTGGGATGCAGACATCAGAGATGATGTATTAGAAGAATGCACTAAATATGGCCAAGTTTATCACATTCATGTGGACAAATCGTCCAACCAG GGCGCGGTGTATGTAAAATGTAGCAACGCTGAAGTAGCCGCAAGTGCCTCAAAAGCTCTCCATGGAAGATGGTTTGCCG ggaAGCAAATCATTGCAAGAGCTGTATCCCTCGCAAATTACCATTCTATGTTTCCTCAGGCCGTCACCATGACCAAACCATTGCAACCATCCTCAGTTTGA
- the LOC141875699 gene encoding RYamide receptor-like isoform X2 produces MNFNASATSNLSSHGGECQHGFGDVLKYLLFGVIFALSLCGNGFVCWVVWRRQRMRTVMNYFLVNLAIDDLAFTLRCQSGCVYNFQREISLRV; encoded by the exons ATGAACTTTAACGCCTCCGCAACATCAAATCTATCCTCTCATGGTGGGGAATGCCAGCATGGGTTTGGCGACGTACTGAAGTACTTGCTTTTTGGCGTGATTTTTGCTCTAAGCCTTTGCGGAAATGGATTTGTCTGCTGGGTTGTGTGGAGGCGTCAGCGTATGCGGACAGTGATGAATTACTTCTTGGTAAACCTAGCTATCGACGATCTAGCTTTCACTCTG CGCTGCCAATCCGGTTGTGTGTACAATTTTCAACGAGAAATATCGCTGCGAGTTTAA
- the LOC141875699 gene encoding RYamide receptor-like isoform X1, protein MNFNASATSNLSSHGGECQHGFGDVLKYLLFGVIFALSLCGNGFVCWVVWRRQRMRTVMNYFLVNLAIDDLAFTLYWKWTLLLCNVSRRGLVLGACMEAFIPTLFS, encoded by the exons ATGAACTTTAACGCCTCCGCAACATCAAATCTATCCTCTCATGGTGGGGAATGCCAGCATGGGTTTGGCGACGTACTGAAGTACTTGCTTTTTGGCGTGATTTTTGCTCTAAGCCTTTGCGGAAATGGATTTGTCTGCTGGGTTGTGTGGAGGCGTCAGCGTATGCGGACAGTGATGAATTACTTCTTGGTAAACCTAGCTATCGACGATCTAGCTTTCACTCTG TATTGGAAGTGGACACTTCTACTCTGCAATGTGTCGAGGCGTGGCCTGGTCCTCGGGGCTTGTATGGAAGCCTTTATTCCTACTTTATTTTCATAA